The Euphorbia lathyris chromosome 2, ddEupLath1.1, whole genome shotgun sequence genome includes a window with the following:
- the LOC136219518 gene encoding uncharacterized protein translates to MLSIENPPPDPSCSCQFQQLNSNSDERASASHKKLPLTPQEVDLPNPDLDHHTPLPNFSIRDYVFTARSKDIKKNWPFSFKNLQLCLKHGVKELLPPLQPLDTVSKQSLKRCMVETSSIEKGKTDTHAVLDASDDPQLNDKLAESCPDISSCRSGDDNDFPSTTTSVSHSEIESLTVNRLPSSQTKTFRRTSAASEAAGPSGNNKTENTSRPLSKKCRLIVKFGGNSDRSSAEDIASNSTTVSEIMASKVCPVCKTFSSSSNTTLNAHIDQCLSMESTPKWTSDSKLTRHRIKPRKTRMMVDIYSTALPCTLEELDRRNGTSWATVSCLPTHEVEKTRTAETINEGKKMRVSHVHPEDVGDVAETINEGKKMRVSHVHPQDVGDVAETLNEGKKMRVSQVHPENVGDVGPVYIDANGTKLRILSKFDDQPSVSKVVEDIEARKPKKGDNGGKYISKKKKKLLAQKHHKFLKLASQSNINFSQKAHGSQIVEEEYQGEAKNCEKEHMVSNQTKPSDFVTLRPWVCSKRRGLTKKTSQEGHQPMRCNWHLPQDLLVYSGQSFFEESPTERNVVQKFTNLSENPTSAKNDRIEKSFREVQVRKKMEQSLGRKRMGNLLMAARSSDNLGHSPMKLNSIQLGNCGTSVNDSRMTRPSNSTWNHSSLLSKRAFGPSGGANNSDATCTPSIKSSRDANSSLSKRMKLSSLRKNMSCVNGRSSVTDAVPGKLKKLSALKKSKLRFMKKRNEEGVTCQSGVDQEYDLMRGNAANQDEREEIANESFELSTVLKPRRGGGMRCISHGEEALALRTSKPAPHFYDHDVPVTADSVGADFLQKVDNFDSAGNQVRVYLEGVVVVPSSNTSDERSAACTMKSIDSELYELSHSLDIQPDSLRSAEDYRRLLCGTAPPPAPTEPDFVNDQEMFSAVEVGNDIVGQDSRIAAELDSEAGHGHSFPEVDPIPIPGPPGSFLPSPRDMGSEDFQGNSSLTTSRVHSSLDQHDAVDGDSSDSPMSAASTISNSTADRCNFKYSEPSSSVGPYDKIRSAAASIESSVLQSVDTIPQASGAEMERAGFDGGYLKLDRIYVEKGSLSFKNDQPCCCQRKERFSQGVSLNFQESQLLRRRKMASMTIPTGGKQMDFNSNLKLANLDVRSEFAPPSSCPNPGSEKMVLPVIKPLAGTVSFRDSPSSAGVKLLARGDSGSASPSASNPVLRLMGKNLLVVNKDDDASMPVGGVQPHIQNNPQTSQFIAFSQVSPGNTHNPVNHIGPPQASVIFGQSSHKPVGQYYDGGGLSNSFRSHSDPRLHVNAKLPAGMFQDQHMDYSFAEYHEFEGDYNISSQHIRSKNRPDADNTEKVTAAVPEHRRQHADSPQNPVQEIIIIDDVPESENAVINNVAKYNPNRVHPFSCYQSQDQSPVVESPIVRNANYHTPPSKLGNNTRPVRLGCTSEGTGVVQRSPFTAASSSPGHIRSTTLHYSPGFS, encoded by the exons ATGTTATCCATTGAAAACCCTCCACCAGATCCCTCATGTTCTTGCCAATTTCAACAGCTGAATAGTAATAGTGATGAGAGGGCTTCTGCTTCTCATAAGAAGCTTCCCTTGACACCACAAGAGGTAGATCTACCCAACCCAGACCTTGATCATCATACCCCACTTCCCAATTTCTCTATAAG AGATTATGTATTCACAGCTCGGAGTAAAGATATCAAGAAGAATTGgcctttttctttcaaaaacttGCAGCTTTGTTTGAAACATGGCGTGAAGGAATTGTTACCACCGCTTCAACCGCTTGATACAGTTAGCAAACAGTCGCTTAAGAGATGTATGGTTGAAACTAGCTCAATTGAGAAGGGAAAAACAGACACTCATGCAGTATTGGACGCTTCTGATGATCCCCAGTTGAACGATAAGCTAGCAGAATCTTGCCCGGACATTAGTTCATGTAGATCTGGAGATGACAACGATTTCCCATCAACTACAACCAGTGTTTCTCATTCTGAAATAGAGTCACTAACAGTTAATAGGCTACCTAGCTCACAAACTAAGACTTTTCGGCGAACCTCGGCTGCATCTGAGGCTGCTGGACCTTCTGGGAACAACAAGACTGAAAACACCTCCCGGCCATTGAGCAAGAAGTGCAGATTGATTGTGAAATTTGGTGGTAATTCGGATCGTAGCTCGGCTGAAGATATTGCTTCTAATTCTACTACTGTATCGGAAATAATGGCTTCCAAAGTTTGCCCTGTTTGTAAAACTTTCTCATCATCGTCAAACACAACCTTGAATGCTCACATCGATCAGTGCCTTTCCATGGAGTCAACACCAAAATGGACATCTGATTCTAAGCTAACAAGACATAGGATTAAGCCAAGGAAGACCCGGATGATGGTAGATATTTATTCTACTGCTTTACCGTGCACATTGGAAGAACTTGATCGTAGAAATGGTACAAGTTGGGCCACAGTTTCATGTTTGCCTACGCATGAGGTTGAGAAGACTCGTACTGCTGAGACTATCAatgaagggaagaagatgagagTATCACATGTTCATCCTGAGGATGTTGGAGATGTAGCTGAAACTATCAatgaagggaagaagatgagagTATCACATGTTCATCCCCAGGATGTTGGAGATGTAGCTGAGACTCTCAatgaagggaagaagatgagagTATCACAAGTGCATCCCGAGAATGTTGGAGATGTAGGTCCTGTTTATATCGATGCAAATGGCACTAAACTTAGGATTTTATCCAAGTTTGATGACCAGCcatcagtatcaaaagtagtgGAGGATATTGAAGCAAGGAAACCTAAGAAAGGAGATAATGGAGGCAAATACatttcaaagaagaagaagaaactcctTGCACAAAAACATCACAAGTTTCTGAAACTTGCTTCTCAAAGTAACATAAATTTCTCCCAGAAGGCCCACGGCTCTCAG ATTGTGGAAGAAGAATATCAAGGAGAGGCAAAAAATTGTGAGAAAGAACATATGGTGTCAAATCAAACCAAACCAAGTGATTTTGTTACTTTGAGACCTTGGGTTTGTTCCAAACGAAGAGGTCTTACAAAGAAAACTAGTCAAGAGGGCCATCAACCCATGAGATGTAATTGGCATTTGCCTCAGGATTTGCTGGTTTATAGTGGCCAATCGTTTTTCGAAGAGTCTCCAACGGAGAGGAACGTTGTCCAAAAATTTACTAATCTGTCTGAGAATCCTACTTCTGcaaaaaatgatagaatagaaaAGTCATTTCGGGAAGTTCAGGTTAGAAAGAAGATGGAGCAATCTCTTGGGAGGAAAAGAATGGGGAATCTGTTGATGGCAGCCAGGTCCAGTGACAATTTGGGGCATTCACCAATGAAACTGAATTCCATTCAGTTAGGAAATTGTGGCACTTCAGTGAATGATAGTCGTATGACGAGACCTTCAAACTCTACCtggaatcattcatctttactGAGCAAGAGGGCTTTTGGTCCTTCTGGAGGTGCAAATAATTCTGATGCAACTTGCACTCCAAGCATAAAATCATCTCGGGATGCTAATTCAAGCCTAAGTAAAAGAATGAAGCTCTCCTCTTTAAGGAAAAATATGTCGTGTGTGAATGGCCGATCTTCAGTGACTGATGCTGTGCCTGGTAAACTTAAGAAGTTGTCAGCCCTTAAGAAGTCTAAGTTGCGCTTCATGAAAAAGAGAAATGAAGAGGGAGTGACTTGCCAGTCTGGAGTGGACCAGGAATATGATTTAATGCGTGGTAATGCAGCAAATCAAGATGAAAGAGAAGAAATAGCTAATGAGTCTTTTGAGTTGAGCACTGTCTTGAAACCTAGACGAGGAGGAGGAATGCGATGTATTTCTCATGGGGAAGAAGCATTGGCTTTGAGGACTTCAAAACCTGCACCTCATTTCTATGATCATGATGTGCCGGTAACTGCAGAttctgttggagctgattttctACAGAAAGTTGATAACTTCGACTCTGCTGGAAATCAAGTTCGTGTATATTTGGAGGGCGTTGTTGTTGTACCATCTTCAAATACTTCTGATGAGAGAAGTGCAGCTTGTACGATGAAGTCCATAGACTCAGAACTTTATGAGCTCAGTCACTCGTTGGATATTCAACCTGACTCTCTTCGATCAGCTGAAGATTACAGAAGGCTTTTATGTGGGACTGCACCACCACCAGCTCCAACCGAACCTGATTTTGTTAACGACCAAGAGATGTTTTCTGCTGTTGAAGTTGGTAATGATATAGTCGGGCAAGATTCTCGTATCGCAGCGGAGTTGGATTCTGAAGCTGGGCATGGACACTCCTTCCCTGAGGTCGATCCAATTCCTATTCCTGGACCACCTGGGTCATTCTTGCCTAGCCCTAGGGATATGGGCTCAGAAGATTTTCAAGGGAATTCATCCCTGACCACAAGCCGAGTTCATTCTTCTCTAGATCAGCATGATGCGGTTGATGGAGATTCATCAGATTCCCCTATGTCTGCAGCCTCCACCATCTCTAACTCTACAGCAGACAGGTGTAATTTCAAGTATTCGGAACCATCATCTTCAGTGGGACCTTATGACAAGATTAGATCAGCAGCTGCTAGCATCGAGTCTTCAGTACTACAAAGTGTTGATACCATTCCACAGGCAAGTGGTGCAGAAATGGAAAGGGCTGGTTTTGATGGAGGATATTTGAAACTTGATAGGATCTATGTGGAGAAGGGATCTCTCAGTTTCAAGAATGATCAACCATGCTGTTGCCAAAGGAAGGAGAGATTTTCTCAGGGTGTTTCGTTAAATTTCCAGGAATCACAATTATTGAGAAGACGGAAGATGGCTTCAATGACAATTCCTACTGGTGGAAAACAGATGGATTTTAACTCTAACTTAAAGTTGGCTAATTTGGATGTGAGATCTGAATTTGCTCCTCCCAGCAGTTGCCCGAATCCAGGATCAGAAAAGATGGTTCTCCCGGTCATTAAGCCCCTTGCAGGTACCGTTTCTTTCAGGGATTCTCCCAGTTCAGCTGGAGTGAAGCTTCTAGCTCGTGGTGATTCCGGTTCTGCTAGTCCATCTGCATCCAATCCTGTACTTCGGTTGATGGGGAAAAACTTGTTGGTGGTTAACAAAGATGATGATGCATCCATGCCAGTTGGAGGGGTCCAACCGCACATTCAGAATAACCCTCAAACCTCTCAATTCATAGCGTTTTCTCAAGTCTCTCCTGGCAATACTCATAATCCCGTAAATCATATAGGACCCCCCCAAGCTTCTGTCATCTTTGGTCAGAGCTCACATAAACCAGTAGGTCAGTACTATGATGGTGGAGGGTTGTCAAACAGCTTTAGAAGCCATTCTGATCCAAGATTACATGTAAATGCTAAACTCCCAGCAGGTATGTTTCAGGATCAACATATGGACTACAGTTTTGCAGAGTATCATGAATTCGAAGGCGATTACAACATTTCAAGCCAGCATATTAGATCCAAGAACAGACCAGATGCTGATAATACGGAGAAAGTTACAGCAGCAGTTCCTGAGCACCGTCGTCAGCATGCAGATTCTCCCCAGAATCCAGTACAAGAGATCATCATCATTGACGATGTACCTGAAAGTGAAAACGCGGTGATTAACAATGTAGCAAAATATAACCCGAATCGCGTGCATCCTTTCTCATGTTATCAGTCACAGGACCAATCTCCAGTTGTTGAATCACCAATTGTGCGTAATGCCAACTATCATACACCTCCCTCTAAGCTAGGCAACAACACACGCCCGGTCAGGTTGGGTTGTACTTCAGAAGGTACCGGTGTAGTGCAGCGGAGCCCTTTTACAGCTGCATCATCTTCTCCTGGTCATATAAGATCAACAACACTCCATTATTCGCCGGGCTTTTCATGA
- the LOC136219519 gene encoding nascent polypeptide-associated complex subunit beta-like, which yields MNRERLMKMAGAVRTGGKGSVRRKKKAVHKTTTTDDKRLQSTLKRIGVNAIPAIEEVNIFKDDVVIQFVNPKVQASIAANTWVVSGTPQNKKLQDILPHVLSQLGPDNLDNLKKLAEQIQKQAPNAGAAATAAEDDDDDEVPELVAGETFEAAAEEGKTAS from the exons ATGAATAGGGAAAGGCTTATGAAGATGGCTGGTGCAGTTCGCACTGGTGGAAAGGGCAGCGTGAGAAG AAAGAAGAAGGCTGTCCACAAGACTACAACTACAGATGATAAAAGGCTCCAGAGCACCCTTAAGAGAATAGGAGTGAATGCTATTCCTGCAATTGAAGAAGTCAACATATTCAAGGATGACGTAGTTATCCAGTTTGTGAACCCCAAAG TTCAAGCATCTATTGCAGCCAATACATGGGTTGTTAGTGGCACTCCACAGAATAAGA AGTTACAGGATATCCTACCTCATGTTCTCTCCCAATTGG GCCCGGATAATTTGGACAACCTGAAGAAGTTGGCAGAGCAGATCCAGAAGCAGGCGCCCAATGCTGGTGCTGCAGCAACAGCTgctgaagatgatgatgatgatgaggttccagAGCTTGTTGCGGGTGAGACATTTGAAGCTGCTGCAGAGGAGGGTAAGACAGCATCTTAG